The following proteins are encoded in a genomic region of Haloarcula marina:
- a CDS encoding MFS transporter: MTERRQLQALFFTRFANAFGIVTLLTLLPTYIDLLDPQGFVLGMFATGLTLAQAGTVIPVSYLGDRFDKRTILLAGLGLATVVYGLFPLVDSSWGFVFVRGLQGVAATVAGLLGLALVGQLARESERGNTIGMSNSWRFAAAIGGSLSAGILYDAFGFGAVFGLLMAVTLVAFLGVWLWVDADETTTDGFAFADLALNRRILTITSFRAQYAVAVTLVRTWVPIFAGVAAARGGLGYNAAIHGATAVAVVLAAEKFTNMLVQPYTGSLSDRFGRARFVFVGGLCYGVVALVVPFTPAIGTALGLPSTFPYFGNLSAAFLPLVVLNGLLGIADSIREPASMALFADEGSGSGVASSFGVRDLVWRPGSVLAPLAGGWLTTNVGMEWVFYLGAASAFTGVAAFLGLLTYQHGRAGLAEW, translated from the coding sequence GTGACAGAGCGACGGCAACTACAGGCGCTGTTTTTCACCCGCTTCGCAAACGCCTTCGGCATCGTGACGCTGTTGACGCTCCTGCCGACGTACATCGACCTGCTGGACCCGCAGGGATTCGTGCTCGGGATGTTCGCCACTGGGCTGACGCTGGCGCAGGCGGGGACCGTCATCCCCGTCTCGTATCTGGGCGACCGCTTCGACAAGCGGACGATTCTCCTGGCGGGCCTCGGCCTCGCGACGGTGGTGTACGGCCTCTTCCCGCTGGTCGATTCGAGTTGGGGATTCGTCTTCGTCCGGGGGTTGCAGGGCGTCGCGGCTACCGTCGCGGGACTCCTCGGACTCGCGCTCGTGGGCCAACTCGCCCGCGAGAGCGAACGGGGCAACACCATCGGGATGTCGAACTCGTGGCGGTTCGCCGCGGCCATCGGGGGGTCGCTGTCCGCGGGGATTCTGTACGACGCGTTCGGCTTCGGCGCGGTGTTCGGCCTGCTGATGGCCGTCACTCTGGTCGCCTTCCTCGGAGTGTGGCTGTGGGTCGACGCCGACGAGACGACCACGGATGGGTTCGCGTTCGCGGACCTCGCGCTGAACCGCCGTATCCTCACCATCACGAGTTTCCGCGCCCAGTACGCCGTCGCCGTGACGCTCGTCCGGACGTGGGTCCCCATCTTCGCGGGCGTGGCGGCCGCTCGCGGTGGGTTGGGCTACAACGCGGCGATACACGGCGCGACGGCCGTCGCCGTCGTCCTCGCCGCCGAGAAGTTCACCAACATGCTCGTCCAGCCCTACACGGGGTCCCTCTCGGACCGTTTCGGCCGCGCCCGGTTCGTCTTCGTGGGCGGCCTCTGTTACGGCGTGGTCGCGCTCGTCGTCCCCTTCACGCCCGCCATCGGGACGGCGCTGGGCCTCCCGTCGACGTTCCCCTACTTCGGCAACCTCTCGGCGGCGTTCCTCCCGCTCGTGGTCCTGAACGGCCTGCTCGGCATCGCGGACTCCATCCGAGAGCCCGCGAGCATGGCGCTGTTCGCCGACGAAGGCTCGGGCAGCGGCGTCGCCTCCAGTTTCGGCGTCCGGGACTTGGTGTGGCGTCCGGGGTCGGTGCTCGCGCCGCTGGCGGGCGGGTGGCTGACGACGAACGTCGGGATGGAGTGGGTGTTCTATCTGGGCGCGGCGTCGGCCTTCACCGGCGTCGCCGCCTTTTTGGGCCTGCTCACGTATCAGCACGGCCGGGCGGGACTCGCCGAGTGGTAG
- the ileS gene encoding isoleucine--tRNA ligase codes for MERFAAVDDQYDPENVEEGVFDYWDDVDAYEQTVEHRADGEDFFFVDGPPYTSGAAHMGTTWNKTLKDLYIRYHRMQGYAVTDRPGYDMHGLPIETKVEERLDFENKKDIERFGEENFIEECKAFAEEQLDGLQTDFQDFGVWMDWDNPYKTVNPEYMEAAWWGFEKAHERGLVEQGQRSINQCPRCETAIANNEVEREEVGKPSIYVKFPLADREGSLVIWTTTPWTIPANTFVAVDGDVTYQGVRAEKDGEEEVLYVAEPRVEDVLSKGRYDDYDVVEEVTGEEMVGWEYDHPLAEEVPDHAQADGSGQVYTADYVDAEDQTGLVHSAPGHGEEDFERGRELGLEIFCPVGGDGVYTEQGGKYAGTFVRDANDEVIADLDSKGYLLASESGYTVNEGHCWRCDTGIVRIVTDQWFITVTDIKDELLANIEDSEWHPQWARDNRFRDFVEDAPDWNVSRQRYWGIPIPIWLPDSEATASNGSGEAAEGWSGDMDDAIVVGDRAELAERVDQDIDPETVDLHKGTVDDLTITEDGTTYTRVGDVFDVWLDSSVATWGTLDYPEQTEDFERLWPADLIMEAHDQTRGWFWSQLGMSTAATGKSPYEEVLMHGYANMPDGRGMSKSKGILVDPHEVIEKHGRDPMRLFLLSVTAQGEDMNFSWEETQEMQRRLNILWNVARFPLPYMRADDFDPEETTVEDVRDDLELADEWVLSRLQSVEAAMTEHMDDFENDKAADELLEFVVEDVSRFYIQVVRERMWEEEDSDSKQAAYATLYRVLEEVAALFAPFTPFVAEEIYGSLTGEAGHPTVHMCDWPEPTADLHDPQLEEEIEVVREVEEAGSNARQQAERKLRWPVTRVVVDTDSAAVADAVRSQSAIIDDRLNARAVDVVGPDETWGELNYSAEADMSELGPAFGDDAGRVMNAFNEARITDPSLDALEGEVEESLGESVDLTEAMVTFRRETPDGVTGTEFSALDGGGVVYVDTTLTEDIESEGYAREVIRRIQEMRKDLELDIEARIVVDLAIADDRVASLVRDHEALIAEEVRADEFGAVEDGHRKTWDVEGVEMEIAISPVAAAEASD; via the coding sequence ATGGAACGGTTCGCTGCGGTCGACGACCAGTACGACCCCGAGAACGTCGAGGAGGGGGTCTTCGACTACTGGGACGACGTCGACGCCTACGAACAGACGGTCGAGCACCGCGCCGACGGGGAGGACTTTTTCTTCGTCGACGGCCCGCCCTACACCTCCGGGGCGGCCCACATGGGAACGACGTGGAACAAGACGCTGAAAGACCTCTACATCCGCTACCACCGGATGCAGGGCTACGCCGTGACCGACCGGCCGGGCTACGACATGCACGGCCTGCCCATCGAGACGAAAGTCGAGGAGCGTCTGGACTTCGAGAACAAGAAGGACATCGAACGCTTCGGCGAGGAGAACTTCATCGAGGAGTGCAAGGCCTTCGCCGAGGAGCAACTCGACGGGTTGCAGACGGACTTTCAGGACTTCGGCGTCTGGATGGACTGGGACAACCCCTACAAGACGGTCAACCCCGAGTACATGGAGGCCGCGTGGTGGGGCTTCGAGAAGGCTCACGAGCGCGGACTGGTCGAACAGGGTCAGCGCTCCATCAACCAGTGTCCCCGCTGTGAGACCGCTATCGCCAACAACGAAGTCGAACGCGAGGAGGTCGGCAAACCGTCTATCTACGTCAAGTTCCCCCTCGCGGACCGGGAGGGGTCGCTCGTCATCTGGACGACCACCCCGTGGACCATCCCCGCCAACACGTTCGTCGCCGTCGACGGCGACGTGACCTACCAGGGCGTCCGCGCCGAGAAAGACGGCGAGGAGGAAGTCCTCTACGTCGCCGAACCCCGCGTCGAGGACGTGCTCTCGAAGGGCCGCTACGACGACTACGATGTCGTCGAGGAAGTGACCGGCGAGGAGATGGTCGGCTGGGAGTACGACCACCCGCTGGCCGAGGAAGTACCCGACCACGCCCAAGCCGACGGCTCGGGACAGGTCTACACCGCCGACTACGTCGACGCCGAGGACCAGACCGGTCTGGTCCACTCCGCGCCCGGCCACGGTGAGGAGGACTTCGAACGCGGCCGCGAACTCGGCCTCGAAATCTTCTGTCCCGTCGGCGGCGACGGCGTCTACACCGAACAGGGCGGGAAGTACGCGGGCACGTTCGTCCGCGACGCCAACGACGAGGTCATCGCCGACCTCGATTCGAAGGGGTACCTGCTCGCCAGCGAGTCGGGCTACACCGTCAACGAGGGGCACTGCTGGCGCTGTGACACGGGCATCGTCCGCATCGTCACCGACCAGTGGTTCATCACGGTCACCGACATCAAGGACGAACTGCTCGCCAACATCGAGGACAGCGAGTGGCATCCCCAGTGGGCGCGGGACAACCGCTTCCGGGACTTCGTCGAGGACGCCCCCGACTGGAACGTCTCCCGCCAGCGCTACTGGGGCATCCCCATCCCGATATGGCTTCCCGATAGCGAGGCGACAGCCTCGAACGGAAGCGGCGAAGCCGCTGAAGGCTGGAGCGGCGACATGGACGACGCCATCGTCGTCGGCGACCGGGCGGAACTCGCCGAACGCGTCGACCAAGATATCGACCCCGAGACGGTTGACCTCCACAAGGGGACCGTCGACGACCTCACGATTACGGAGGACGGCACGACCTACACCCGCGTCGGCGACGTGTTCGACGTGTGGCTGGACTCCTCGGTGGCGACGTGGGGGACGCTCGACTACCCCGAGCAGACCGAGGACTTCGAGCGCCTGTGGCCCGCCGACCTCATCATGGAGGCCCACGACCAGACCCGCGGGTGGTTCTGGTCCCAACTCGGGATGTCCACCGCCGCCACGGGGAAGAGTCCCTACGAGGAGGTGCTGATGCACGGCTACGCGAACATGCCCGACGGCCGCGGGATGTCCAAATCGAAGGGCATCCTCGTCGACCCGCACGAGGTCATCGAGAAGCACGGCCGGGACCCGATGCGCCTGTTCCTGCTCTCCGTGACCGCGCAGGGCGAGGACATGAACTTCTCGTGGGAGGAGACACAGGAGATGCAACGGCGTCTCAACATCCTCTGGAACGTCGCCCGGTTCCCGCTGCCGTACATGCGCGCCGACGACTTCGACCCCGAGGAGACGACCGTCGAGGACGTGCGAGACGACCTCGAACTCGCCGACGAGTGGGTCCTCTCGCGCCTCCAGAGCGTCGAAGCGGCCATGACCGAGCACATGGACGACTTCGAGAACGACAAGGCCGCCGACGAACTGCTGGAGTTCGTCGTCGAGGACGTCTCCCGGTTCTACATCCAGGTCGTCCGCGAGCGGATGTGGGAGGAGGAAGACAGCGACTCGAAGCAGGCCGCCTACGCGACGCTGTACCGCGTCCTCGAAGAGGTCGCCGCGCTGTTCGCACCGTTCACCCCGTTCGTCGCCGAGGAGATTTACGGGTCGCTGACCGGCGAGGCGGGCCATCCGACGGTCCACATGTGCGACTGGCCCGAACCGACCGCGGACCTCCACGACCCGCAGTTAGAGGAGGAAATCGAGGTCGTCCGCGAAGTCGAGGAAGCGGGGTCGAACGCCCGCCAGCAGGCCGAGCGCAAACTCCGCTGGCCGGTCACTCGCGTCGTCGTCGACACCGACAGCGCGGCCGTCGCCGACGCGGTGCGGTCCCAATCGGCCATCATCGACGACCGCCTGAACGCCCGCGCCGTCGACGTGGTCGGCCCCGACGAGACGTGGGGCGAACTCAACTACTCGGCCGAGGCCGACATGAGCGAACTCGGCCCCGCCTTCGGTGACGACGCCGGACGCGTGATGAACGCCTTCAACGAGGCCCGCATCACCGACCCGTCGCTCGATGCCCTCGAAGGCGAAGTCGAGGAGTCGCTCGGTGAGAGCGTCGACCTGACGGAGGCGATGGTGACCTTCCGCCGCGAGACGCCCGACGGCGTCACCGGGACGGAGTTCTCGGCGCTGGACGGCGGCGGCGTCGTCTACGTCGACACCACGCTCACCGAGGACATCGAGAGCGAGGGCTACGCTCGGGAGGTCATCCGCCGGATTCAGGAGATGCGCAAGGACCTCGAACTGGACATCGAGGCCCGCATCGTCGTGGACCTCGCTATCGCGGACGACCGCGTGGCGTCGCTGGTCCGCGACCACGAGGCCCTCATCGCCGAGGAGGTCCGGGCCGACGAGTTCGGGGCCGTCGAGGACGGTCACCGCAAGACGTGGGACGTGGAAGGGGTCGAGATGGAGATAGCTATCTCTCCCGTGGCGGCGGCAGAGGCGTCCGACTAG
- the nasA gene encoding assimilatory nitrate reductase NasA, with amino-acid sequence MSDWVPTTCMRCAVGCGHMHRAADIGYGIDTVRGDAAHPVNQGLACARGIGESRDPDGQWLTRPMVRDEGELRQTTWDVALARAVEGLREAHDRDPDSVAILGSGQQTNEAAYALGKVARGGFGTRLYDANTTLCMASAVTAYYQAFGSDAPPCTYADIDDAERHVVWGANPAVAHPVMFRWIRQGADEDGVELLTVDPIRSETAENSDHHVAPDPGKDLALARAILARLVETDRVDDEFVEEYTDGFDELLTTLPSAAAAAADAGVEMADVDLLADAMDRHALLYWGMGINQHVQGTETARALVDLTLASGNLRPGGGPFSLTGQANSMGTRICSSKGSWPGQRAFEDPNHRRTVANAWDVPVDRLPNDPGPGPVGMLEAAPDAVWTVATNPVAGMPDADSARESLEDAFLVAQDAFHTETTALADVVLPAATWGESSGTTTNMERTISRVRAATDVPSGVRPDIDIIATVGSRLFPGLFESTSPDPETVFEEFAALTEGTVADCSGITYDRLEDAHAVRWPAPDEESAGGYRYYDGGEEESWSFPTASGNAQFSTGQQGSLPEPTDEEYPLTLTTAREADGYNTGVRSRGGTAGDLVARIHPETVDAHADHVAEDRLTVTSRRGSATVRIDRDEGVPRGMVWLPIHHPATNRLTLSERDPQSKEPHFKQCAVCLVAPDIEVSPAAAD; translated from the coding sequence GTGAGCGACTGGGTCCCGACGACGTGCATGCGGTGTGCCGTCGGGTGCGGACACATGCATCGGGCCGCGGACATCGGATACGGCATCGACACGGTACGCGGCGACGCTGCCCATCCCGTCAATCAGGGCCTCGCCTGCGCTCGCGGTATCGGAGAGAGCCGCGACCCCGACGGCCAGTGGCTCACCCGGCCGATGGTCCGGGACGAGGGCGAGTTGCGACAGACCACGTGGGACGTGGCGCTCGCCCGCGCCGTGGAGGGCCTGCGGGAGGCCCACGACAGGGACCCGGATTCGGTCGCAATCCTCGGGAGCGGCCAGCAGACGAACGAGGCGGCCTACGCCCTCGGCAAGGTCGCCCGCGGCGGGTTCGGGACGCGACTGTACGACGCCAACACCACGCTGTGCATGGCCTCGGCCGTCACCGCGTACTATCAGGCCTTCGGGAGCGACGCGCCGCCCTGTACGTACGCCGACATCGACGACGCCGAGCGACACGTCGTCTGGGGGGCCAACCCCGCCGTGGCCCACCCGGTCATGTTCCGCTGGATTCGACAGGGCGCCGACGAAGACGGCGTCGAACTGCTGACGGTCGACCCCATCCGCTCGGAGACGGCCGAGAACAGCGACCACCACGTCGCGCCCGACCCGGGCAAAGACCTCGCGTTGGCGCGGGCTATCCTCGCCCGACTGGTCGAGACGGACCGCGTCGACGACGAGTTCGTCGAGGAGTACACCGACGGCTTCGACGAGTTGCTGACGACCCTCCCCAGCGCCGCGGCGGCGGCCGCCGACGCGGGCGTCGAGATGGCCGACGTGGACCTGCTGGCCGACGCGATGGACCGCCACGCCCTGCTGTACTGGGGCATGGGCATCAACCAACACGTGCAGGGGACCGAGACGGCCCGCGCGCTGGTCGACCTGACGCTCGCCTCGGGGAACCTCCGGCCCGGCGGCGGTCCGTTCTCGCTGACCGGGCAGGCCAACTCGATGGGCACTCGCATCTGCTCCTCGAAGGGGTCGTGGCCCGGTCAGCGGGCCTTCGAGGACCCGAACCACCGCCGGACCGTCGCCAACGCGTGGGACGTGCCGGTCGACCGCCTCCCAAACGACCCCGGTCCCGGCCCCGTCGGGATGCTCGAAGCGGCACCCGACGCCGTCTGGACCGTCGCCACCAACCCCGTCGCGGGGATGCCCGACGCCGACAGCGCCCGCGAGTCGCTGGAGGACGCCTTCCTCGTCGCCCAGGACGCCTTCCACACCGAGACGACGGCACTGGCCGACGTGGTCCTGCCCGCGGCGACGTGGGGGGAGTCTTCGGGCACGACGACGAACATGGAGCGGACCATCTCGCGGGTCCGGGCCGCAACCGACGTTCCCAGCGGCGTCCGACCGGACATCGACATCATCGCCACCGTCGGGTCGCGCCTGTTCCCGGGCCTCTTCGAGAGCACGTCGCCGGACCCCGAGACGGTGTTCGAGGAGTTCGCGGCGCTCACCGAGGGAACGGTGGCCGACTGCTCGGGCATCACCTACGACCGACTGGAGGACGCCCACGCGGTCCGGTGGCCCGCGCCCGACGAGGAGAGCGCTGGCGGCTATCGGTACTACGACGGAGGCGAGGAGGAGTCGTGGTCCTTCCCCACTGCCTCCGGAAACGCGCAGTTCTCGACGGGCCAGCAGGGGTCGCTCCCGGAACCGACCGACGAGGAGTATCCGCTGACCCTCACGACCGCCCGGGAGGCCGACGGCTACAACACCGGCGTCCGCTCCCGGGGCGGCACGGCGGGTGACCTCGTCGCCCGCATCCACCCCGAGACGGTCGATGCCCACGCCGACCACGTCGCGGAGGACCGCCTCACCGTCACCTCTCGACGCGGGAGCGCGACGGTCCGTATCGACCGCGACGAGGGCGTCCCCCGCGGGATGGTGTGGCTTCCGATTCACCACCCGGCGACCAACCGCCTCACGCTCTCCGAGCGTGACCCCCAGTCGAAGGAACCGCACTTCAAGCAGTGTGCGGTGTGTCTCGTCGCACCCGACATCGAAGTGTCACCGGCGGCGGCCGACTGA
- a CDS encoding ester cyclase: MAATAPIEEEKRLARAFPEEVATNGDIDRIDDICTEDVVDRSPLGTVRGREDLKAQMRGVREAFEGFTATVEDIVAEGDTVAMRLTLTGKHVGEFMGVPGTDREVEIENMVFTRFEDGKIAERWVQPDMLGVMQQVGAVDIPPK; this comes from the coding sequence ATGGCAGCAACAGCACCCATAGAGGAGGAGAAGCGACTCGCCCGGGCGTTCCCGGAGGAAGTCGCGACGAACGGGGACATCGACCGCATCGACGACATCTGCACCGAGGACGTCGTCGACCGCAGTCCGCTGGGAACGGTGCGAGGTCGCGAAGACCTGAAAGCACAGATGCGCGGCGTCCGCGAGGCGTTCGAGGGTTTCACCGCGACGGTCGAGGACATCGTCGCCGAAGGTGACACCGTCGCCATGCGGCTGACGCTCACCGGGAAACACGTCGGCGAGTTCATGGGCGTCCCGGGGACCGACCGCGAGGTCGAAATCGAGAACATGGTGTTCACCCGCTTCGAGGACGGGAAAATCGCCGAGCGGTGGGTCCAACCGGACATGCTCGGCGTGATGCAACAGGTCGGCGCGGTGGACATCCCGCCGAAGTGA
- a CDS encoding HVO_0234 family beta-propeller protein, with the protein MSDDDISLSEKRMYGETRPETHAYVSSGLGVTRVETAGGQIGRFSLAERCSARDIAGSSGEIAVATDESVLVSTDDGFAPAGFGSATAVGYDDNGLLAAGSGRVARYADGEWADLGSIEGVRAIDGDLLGAADGVYRLPDCERLGLADVRDVAPGYAATADGLYRRDGDDWAEVRSGAHGAVASDGQRTHAADDEDALYELVDGEWRECDLPVRERVVDVTYGRADDAYAVTENGTVLVETTDEATADGRGGWRQRSLGVPDVTGIAVA; encoded by the coding sequence GTGAGCGACGACGACATCTCCCTGTCGGAGAAGCGGATGTACGGCGAGACGCGCCCGGAGACCCACGCCTACGTGTCGTCGGGGCTCGGTGTCACCCGCGTCGAGACGGCGGGCGGGCAGATAGGGCGATTCAGCCTCGCCGAGCGGTGTTCGGCCCGCGACATCGCCGGGTCGAGCGGCGAGATAGCCGTCGCCACCGACGAATCGGTGCTCGTCTCGACGGACGACGGGTTCGCGCCTGCCGGATTCGGGTCAGCGACGGCCGTCGGCTACGACGACAACGGCCTGCTCGCGGCCGGTTCGGGCCGGGTCGCCCGGTACGCCGACGGCGAGTGGGCCGACCTCGGCAGTATCGAGGGCGTACGCGCCATCGACGGCGACCTGTTGGGGGCCGCCGACGGCGTGTACCGCCTGCCAGACTGCGAGCGACTCGGACTGGCCGACGTACGTGACGTTGCGCCGGGCTACGCCGCGACGGCCGACGGCCTCTACCGCCGGGACGGCGACGACTGGGCCGAAGTCCGCTCGGGCGCGCACGGCGCGGTGGCGAGCGATGGCCAGCGAACCCACGCGGCCGACGACGAAGACGCGCTGTACGAACTGGTCGACGGCGAGTGGCGCGAGTGCGACCTGCCGGTCCGAGAGCGCGTCGTCGACGTGACCTACGGCCGCGCGGACGACGCCTACGCCGTCACCGAGAACGGGACCGTTCTCGTCGAGACCACCGACGAAGCCACGGCCGACGGCCGCGGCGGGTGGCGACAGCGCTCGCTTGGCGTCCCGGACGTGACCGGTATCGCGGTGGCCTGA
- a CDS encoding DUF4242 domain-containing protein: MPLYMDVHRDVDASVAEVVEAHKKDLEAQEKHGVKYLNYWVDDDAGAVFCLFEGPSKEAGEKVHREAHGLTADEIYEVEQGE, encoded by the coding sequence ATGCCACTGTACATGGACGTTCACAGAGACGTCGACGCGAGTGTAGCGGAAGTCGTCGAAGCTCACAAGAAAGACCTCGAAGCCCAAGAGAAACACGGTGTAAAGTATCTGAACTACTGGGTCGACGATGACGCGGGTGCCGTCTTCTGCCTATTCGAAGGCCCCAGCAAAGAAGCGGGTGAGAAAGTCCACCGTGAAGCCCACGGCCTCACCGCAGACGAAATCTACGAAGTCGAACAGGGCGAATAA
- the hemL gene encoding glutamate-1-semialdehyde 2,1-aminomutase, translating to MNHERSRALYDRALSVMPGGVNSSVRAVRPYPFFVEKGDGGHVVDADGNRYIDFVMGYGPLLLGHDMPEQVQAAVQQRAAEGPMYGAPTEVEVELAEFVTRHVPSVEMVRFVNSGTEATVSAVRLARGYTGRDKIVVMQSGYHGAQESTLVEGEGDHTHPSSPGIPESFAEHTLTVPFNDPEAAREVFAEHGEDIAAVLTEPILGNYGIVHPIEGYHETLRELCDDHGSLLIFDEVITGFRVGGLQCAQGKFDIDPDITTFGKIVGGGFPVGAIGGKSEIIEQFTPAGDVFQSGTFSGHPVTMAAGLETLRYAGEHDVYDHVNGLADRLRSGLQDILEDRAPEYTVVGTDSMFKVVFTRNAPDTFEGHCEAGCRQRESCPRYDHCPKDGGDVKRAETERWERLFWPAMKERGVFLTVNQFESQFVCDAHTTEDIDEALEAYKEAI from the coding sequence ATGAACCACGAGCGCTCACGAGCACTGTACGACCGCGCGCTGTCGGTCATGCCCGGCGGCGTCAACTCCTCGGTGCGGGCCGTCCGCCCGTATCCCTTCTTCGTCGAGAAGGGCGACGGCGGCCACGTCGTCGACGCCGACGGCAACCGCTACATCGACTTCGTGATGGGCTATGGCCCCCTGCTTCTGGGCCACGACATGCCCGAACAGGTCCAAGCGGCCGTCCAGCAACGGGCCGCCGAGGGACCGATGTACGGCGCGCCCACCGAAGTCGAAGTCGAACTCGCGGAGTTCGTCACCCGCCACGTCCCCAGCGTCGAGATGGTCCGGTTCGTCAACTCCGGGACGGAGGCCACCGTCTCCGCCGTCCGCCTCGCGCGGGGCTACACCGGGCGGGACAAAATCGTCGTGATGCAGAGCGGCTACCACGGCGCACAGGAGTCCACGCTCGTCGAGGGTGAGGGCGACCACACCCACCCCTCCAGTCCCGGCATCCCCGAGAGTTTCGCCGAGCACACGCTGACCGTGCCGTTCAACGACCCCGAGGCCGCCCGCGAGGTGTTCGCCGAACACGGCGAGGACATCGCCGCCGTCCTCACCGAACCCATCCTCGGGAACTACGGCATCGTCCACCCCATCGAGGGCTACCACGAGACCCTGCGAGAACTGTGTGACGACCACGGGTCCCTCCTGATTTTCGACGAGGTCATCACCGGGTTCCGCGTCGGCGGCCTCCAGTGCGCACAAGGGAAATTCGATATCGACCCCGACATCACCACGTTCGGGAAAATCGTCGGCGGCGGGTTCCCCGTCGGCGCAATCGGCGGCAAGAGCGAGATAATCGAGCAGTTCACCCCCGCCGGTGACGTGTTCCAGTCCGGGACGTTCTCGGGCCATCCCGTGACGATGGCCGCCGGACTCGAAACGTTGCGGTATGCAGGCGAACACGACGTATACGACCACGTGAACGGCCTCGCTGACCGCCTCCGGTCGGGCCTGCAGGACATCCTCGAAGACCGCGCGCCAGAGTACACCGTCGTCGGTACCGATTCGATGTTCAAGGTCGTCTTCACCCGCAACGCGCCCGATACCTTCGAGGGTCACTGCGAAGCGGGCTGTCGGCAGCGCGAGTCCTGTCCGCGCTACGACCACTGCCCGAAAGACGGCGGCGACGTGAAGCGGGCGGAGACCGAACGGTGGGAACGGCTGTTCTGGCCCGCGATGAAAGAACGGGGCGTGTTCCTCACGGTCAACCAGTTCGAGTCGCAGTTCGTCTGCGACGCCCACACGACCGAAGACATCGACGAGGCGCTGGAGGCGTACAAAGAGGCGATATAG
- the prs gene encoding ribose-phosphate diphosphokinase produces the protein MIIPGADTQAFAAALAEETGERLGRVEYERFADGEHVVRVPEAVEGERAVVVASTVDSDAHVQLLQLQDAVRETGASDVVTVLPYMGYARQDEAFQPGEPVSSRAMARAISTGTDRVITVNPHEPSVCDFFDVPTTHVDAAGLLADPLPEDLEDPLFLSPDEGAIDLPITARDAYGEGETDFFEKERDYDSGDIEITPSDADVAGRDVVLVDDIIATGSTMSESVAVLAERDARRIFVTCVHPMLASNALTKLSAAGVDAVYGTDTLERAVSEVSAAPAVAAEL, from the coding sequence ATGATTATCCCCGGGGCCGACACACAGGCGTTCGCGGCGGCGCTGGCCGAGGAGACGGGCGAGCGACTGGGGCGCGTCGAGTACGAACGGTTCGCCGACGGCGAGCACGTGGTGCGCGTGCCGGAAGCGGTCGAGGGCGAGCGAGCGGTCGTCGTCGCCTCCACCGTCGACAGCGACGCCCACGTTCAACTCCTCCAGTTGCAGGACGCCGTCCGAGAGACCGGTGCCAGCGACGTCGTCACCGTCCTCCCGTACATGGGCTACGCCCGACAGGACGAGGCGTTCCAGCCCGGCGAACCCGTCTCCTCGCGGGCGATGGCGCGGGCCATCTCGACCGGAACCGACCGCGTCATCACGGTCAACCCCCACGAGCCGTCGGTGTGTGACTTCTTCGACGTGCCGACGACCCACGTCGACGCCGCGGGCCTCCTCGCCGACCCCCTGCCCGAGGACCTCGAAGACCCCTTGTTCCTCTCGCCCGACGAGGGCGCTATCGACCTCCCGATTACGGCCCGCGACGCCTACGGCGAGGGCGAGACGGACTTCTTCGAGAAAGAGCGGGACTACGACAGCGGCGACATCGAGATTACGCCGAGCGACGCCGACGTGGCGGGTCGGGACGTGGTCTTGGTCGACGACATCATCGCCACGGGGTCGACGATGAGCGAGTCCGTGGCCGTGCTGGCCGAACGGGACGCTCGGCGTATCTTCGTCACCTGCGTCCACCCGATGCTGGCGAGCAACGCCCTCACGAAACTGTCGGCCGCGGGCGTCGACGCCGTCTACGGCACCGACACGCTCGAACGCGCGGTCAGCGAGGTCAGCGCCGCGCCCGCCGTCGCCGCCGAACTCTGA